Part of the Gemmatimonadaceae bacterium genome is shown below.
CGTTGAGCTTGTCGCGTCCGATGAATGTCTGGAGGTTTCCCGCCATGTGGCCGATGACGAAGGCAATGCCGATCAGCCCCGTCGTGGCCATGATGATCTTCTTACCGATCGTCGAGCGATAAAACTGAACGAGCCACATCGCAGCGCCGTTCCAGCCGATTAAAGCTTCACGGCTTTCATCGGCTCGCGAACGGCATCGGCACTCTTCGCGAGCGCGGCACGCTCCTCGGCGGTGAGCTGCACTTCGAGAACGCGCTCCAATCCGCGGCGGCCCAATTTGCACGGAACACCCAGAAAGAGGCCCTTCATGCCATATTCGCCCTCGAGCCATGCTGCGCATGGGAGGACGCGCTTCTGGTCGTTGACGATCGCTTCGACCATCTGCACTGCGCCTGACGACGGTGCGTAGTACGCCGAGCCCGTCTTGAGGTACTTCACGATCTCCGCGCCGCCGTTGCGCGTGCGATCGACAATCGCATCCAGCTGCGAACGTTCGATGAGTTGTGTGACGGGTATGCCGCTTACCGTCGTATAGCTGATCAACGGCACCATCGTATCGCCGTGGCCGCCGAGCACCATTGCCTGGATGTCGCGGACCGAGACGTCGAGCGCTTCGGCGAGAAACGCGCGATACCGTGCCGTGTCGAGTACGCCAGCCATGCCGATAACGCGCTCACGCGGGAAGCCCGTCACCGCCTTCG
Proteins encoded:
- the mdh gene encoding malate dehydrogenase; amino-acid sequence: MVNKITVVGAGNVGATTAQRIAEKELARTVVMVDVVEGIPQGKGLDQWQSAPIEGFDSRVIGANGYDETSGSEVVVITAGIARKPGMSRDDLLNTNAGIVKDVSQQIKRSSPNAIVIVVSNPLDVMCYVAKAVTGFPRERVIGMAGVLDTARYRAFLAEALDVSVRDIQAMVLGGHGDTMVPLISYTTVSGIPVTQLIERSQLDAIVDRTRNGGAEIVKYLKTGSAYYAPSSGAVQMVEAIVNDQKRVLPCAAWLEGEYGMKGLFLGVPCKLGRRGLERVLEVQLTAEERAALAKSADAVREPMKAVKL